A part of Gambusia affinis linkage group LG19, SWU_Gaff_1.0, whole genome shotgun sequence genomic DNA contains:
- the LOC122822250 gene encoding uncharacterized protein LOC122822250 isoform X1: protein MSKRKRPLLKSCCVHEEVEERSGDRKFGLRQARAKSFNVYSNQGDGKKMIKENGITKQNGIWFVTCENKKGIMDVEKLKKGENCIECQGLWFTPPAFEEFAGRGACKKWKNSICHEGRPLTYWFANGILSTTGYQRRGAEPMRMVKVSSKKMESKPTRSVHKFQGTKSSKYKRSSTSVTRRSISPGVFIPSVEAEVQPAQDREGGHIKDDHKQSDRHEFLKRDQKTRDEPDERNDEHGLNSGDAEDENKTDNGDVVADADYLDDHGDARESREDLDAAGAEEQRKTEAIIRRLSQRQRACKAKRRPKGAWCEPLEENTHIEESEGDSAVAEGNELISENLGASSAELAVSSNGDKTGLSVAPANLLLLSVNKEVNEKDADGAKPDHDEAELERSETCIRVSDCPKVSEKMEDEGALGVSDGSDVDAMDIDQLKKEKIKLQLRVLKLQEECYTLMLNNLKN, encoded by the exons ATGTCGAAGAGAAAAAGGCCTTTGCTGAAATCCTGTTGTGTACATGAGGAAGTGGAAGAGAGATCTGGGGACAGAAAGTTTGGCTTAAGGCAAGCAAGAGCTAAATCTTTTAATGTGTACAGTAACCAAGGTGATGGGAAGAAGATGATTAAAGAGAATGGCATTACAAagcaaaatg GAATCTGGTTTGTGacgtgtgaaaacaaaaagggaatTATGGAtgtagaaaagctgaaaaaag GTGAGAATTGCATAGAGTGTCAGGGCCTGTGGTTTACTCCCCCGGCCTTTGAGGAGTTTGCAGGACGAGGAGCGtgcaaaaaatggaaaaacagcatATGCCATGAAGGAAGACCTCTGACCTATTGGTTTGCG AACGGTATTCTGTCCACAACTGGATATCAAAGAAGAGGAGCCGAGCCTATGAGG ATGGTTAAGGTTTCATcaaaaaaaatggaaagcaaGCCAACAAGAAGCGTCCACAAGTTCCAGGGAACAAAGAGCAGTAAATATAAGAGATCTTCCACCTCGGTGACCCGGAGAAGCATCTCTCCAGGAGTTTTTATCCCCTCGGTAGAGGCAGAAGTACAGCCTGCACAGGATCGTGAGGGAGGTCATATTAAAGATGACCACAAGCAGTCCGACAGGCACGAGTTTCTGAAGAGAGACCAAAAAACTAGGGATGAACCGGAtgagagaaatgatgaacacGGTCTAAACTCAGGAGATGCTGAGGACGAAAATAAAACGGACAACGGGGATGTGGTTGCTGATGCTGATTACCTGGACGACCACGGCGACGCCAGAG AAAGTCGCGAGGACTTGGACGCTGCCGGAGCCGAGGAGCAGAGGAAAACTGAAGCGATCATCAGAAGGCTTTCACAG AGGCAGAGAGCCTGTAAGGCGAAACGGCGTCCGAAAG GTGCCTGGTGTGAGCCTTtggaggaaaacacacacattgagGAGAGTGAAGGCGACTCGGCCGTCGCTGAAGGAAACGAGTTGATCAGCGAGAACCTCGGTGCTTCCTCTGCAGAGCTCGCCGTTAGTAGCAACGGTGACAAGACAG GTCTTTCTGTTGCACCTGCAAACCTGCTGCTTCTGTCTGTTAATAAAGAGGTTAATGAGAAGGACGCAGATGGAGCCAAACCGGATCACGACGAAGCAGAATTAGAAAGGTCAGAGACATG CATCAGAGTCTCAGACTGTCCGAAAGTCTCAGAGAAGATGGAGGACGAAGGAGCTTTGGGGGTCTCAGACGGCTCCGACGTGGATGCAATGGATATCGATCagctgaagaaggaaaaaataaagctgcagcTTAGAGTTTTAAAGTTGCAAGAGGAATGTTACACCCTGATgctaaacaacttaaaaaactGA
- the LOC122822250 gene encoding uncharacterized protein LOC122822250 isoform X2 translates to MSKRKRPLLKSCCVHEEVEERSGDRKFGLRQARAKSFNVYSNQGDGKKMIKENGITKQNGIWFVTCENKKGIMDVEKLKKGENCIECQGLWFTPPAFEEFAGRGACKKWKNSICHEGRPLTYWFANGILSTTGYQRRGAEPMRMVKVSSKKMESKPTRSVHKFQGTKSSKYKRSSTSVTRRSISPGVFIPSVEAEVQPAQDREGGHIKDDHKQSDRHEFLKRDQKTRDEPDERNDEHGLNSGDAEDENKTDNGDVVADADYLDDHGDARESREDLDAAGAEEQRKTEAIIRRLSQRQRACKAKRRPKGAWCEPLEENTHIEESEGDSAVAEGNELISENLGASSAELAVSSNGDKTGLSVAPANLLLLSVNKEVNEKDADGAKPDHDEAELESIRVSDCPKVSEKMEDEGALGVSDGSDVDAMDIDQLKKEKIKLQLRVLKLQEECYTLMLNNLKN, encoded by the exons ATGTCGAAGAGAAAAAGGCCTTTGCTGAAATCCTGTTGTGTACATGAGGAAGTGGAAGAGAGATCTGGGGACAGAAAGTTTGGCTTAAGGCAAGCAAGAGCTAAATCTTTTAATGTGTACAGTAACCAAGGTGATGGGAAGAAGATGATTAAAGAGAATGGCATTACAAagcaaaatg GAATCTGGTTTGTGacgtgtgaaaacaaaaagggaatTATGGAtgtagaaaagctgaaaaaag GTGAGAATTGCATAGAGTGTCAGGGCCTGTGGTTTACTCCCCCGGCCTTTGAGGAGTTTGCAGGACGAGGAGCGtgcaaaaaatggaaaaacagcatATGCCATGAAGGAAGACCTCTGACCTATTGGTTTGCG AACGGTATTCTGTCCACAACTGGATATCAAAGAAGAGGAGCCGAGCCTATGAGG ATGGTTAAGGTTTCATcaaaaaaaatggaaagcaaGCCAACAAGAAGCGTCCACAAGTTCCAGGGAACAAAGAGCAGTAAATATAAGAGATCTTCCACCTCGGTGACCCGGAGAAGCATCTCTCCAGGAGTTTTTATCCCCTCGGTAGAGGCAGAAGTACAGCCTGCACAGGATCGTGAGGGAGGTCATATTAAAGATGACCACAAGCAGTCCGACAGGCACGAGTTTCTGAAGAGAGACCAAAAAACTAGGGATGAACCGGAtgagagaaatgatgaacacGGTCTAAACTCAGGAGATGCTGAGGACGAAAATAAAACGGACAACGGGGATGTGGTTGCTGATGCTGATTACCTGGACGACCACGGCGACGCCAGAG AAAGTCGCGAGGACTTGGACGCTGCCGGAGCCGAGGAGCAGAGGAAAACTGAAGCGATCATCAGAAGGCTTTCACAG AGGCAGAGAGCCTGTAAGGCGAAACGGCGTCCGAAAG GTGCCTGGTGTGAGCCTTtggaggaaaacacacacattgagGAGAGTGAAGGCGACTCGGCCGTCGCTGAAGGAAACGAGTTGATCAGCGAGAACCTCGGTGCTTCCTCTGCAGAGCTCGCCGTTAGTAGCAACGGTGACAAGACAG GTCTTTCTGTTGCACCTGCAAACCTGCTGCTTCTGTCTGTTAATAAAGAGGTTAATGAGAAGGACGCAGATGGAGCCAAACCGGATCACGACGAAGCAGAATTAGAAAG CATCAGAGTCTCAGACTGTCCGAAAGTCTCAGAGAAGATGGAGGACGAAGGAGCTTTGGGGGTCTCAGACGGCTCCGACGTGGATGCAATGGATATCGATCagctgaagaaggaaaaaataaagctgcagcTTAGAGTTTTAAAGTTGCAAGAGGAATGTTACACCCTGATgctaaacaacttaaaaaactGA
- the LOC122822250 gene encoding uncharacterized protein LOC122822250 isoform X3 yields MSKRKRPLLKSCCVHEEVEERSGDRKFGLRQARAKSFNVYSNQGDGKKMIKENGITKQNGIWFVTCENKKGIMDVEKLKKGENCIECQGLWFTPPAFEEFAGRGACKKWKNSICHEGRPLTYWFANGILSTTGYQRRGAEPMRMVKVSSKKMESKPTRSVHKFQGTKSSKYKRSSTSVTRRSISPGVFIPSVEAEVQPAQDREGGHIKDDHKQSDRHEFLKRDQKTRDEPDERNDEHGLNSGDAEDENKTDNGDVVADADYLDDHGDARESREDLDAAGAEEQRKTEAIIRRLSQRQRACKAKRRPKGAWCEPLEENTHIEESEGDSAVAEGNELISENLGASSAELAVSSNGDKTEVNEKDADGAKPDHDEAELERSETCIRVSDCPKVSEKMEDEGALGVSDGSDVDAMDIDQLKKEKIKLQLRVLKLQEECYTLMLNNLKN; encoded by the exons ATGTCGAAGAGAAAAAGGCCTTTGCTGAAATCCTGTTGTGTACATGAGGAAGTGGAAGAGAGATCTGGGGACAGAAAGTTTGGCTTAAGGCAAGCAAGAGCTAAATCTTTTAATGTGTACAGTAACCAAGGTGATGGGAAGAAGATGATTAAAGAGAATGGCATTACAAagcaaaatg GAATCTGGTTTGTGacgtgtgaaaacaaaaagggaatTATGGAtgtagaaaagctgaaaaaag GTGAGAATTGCATAGAGTGTCAGGGCCTGTGGTTTACTCCCCCGGCCTTTGAGGAGTTTGCAGGACGAGGAGCGtgcaaaaaatggaaaaacagcatATGCCATGAAGGAAGACCTCTGACCTATTGGTTTGCG AACGGTATTCTGTCCACAACTGGATATCAAAGAAGAGGAGCCGAGCCTATGAGG ATGGTTAAGGTTTCATcaaaaaaaatggaaagcaaGCCAACAAGAAGCGTCCACAAGTTCCAGGGAACAAAGAGCAGTAAATATAAGAGATCTTCCACCTCGGTGACCCGGAGAAGCATCTCTCCAGGAGTTTTTATCCCCTCGGTAGAGGCAGAAGTACAGCCTGCACAGGATCGTGAGGGAGGTCATATTAAAGATGACCACAAGCAGTCCGACAGGCACGAGTTTCTGAAGAGAGACCAAAAAACTAGGGATGAACCGGAtgagagaaatgatgaacacGGTCTAAACTCAGGAGATGCTGAGGACGAAAATAAAACGGACAACGGGGATGTGGTTGCTGATGCTGATTACCTGGACGACCACGGCGACGCCAGAG AAAGTCGCGAGGACTTGGACGCTGCCGGAGCCGAGGAGCAGAGGAAAACTGAAGCGATCATCAGAAGGCTTTCACAG AGGCAGAGAGCCTGTAAGGCGAAACGGCGTCCGAAAG GTGCCTGGTGTGAGCCTTtggaggaaaacacacacattgagGAGAGTGAAGGCGACTCGGCCGTCGCTGAAGGAAACGAGTTGATCAGCGAGAACCTCGGTGCTTCCTCTGCAGAGCTCGCCGTTAGTAGCAACGGTGACAAGACAG AGGTTAATGAGAAGGACGCAGATGGAGCCAAACCGGATCACGACGAAGCAGAATTAGAAAGGTCAGAGACATG CATCAGAGTCTCAGACTGTCCGAAAGTCTCAGAGAAGATGGAGGACGAAGGAGCTTTGGGGGTCTCAGACGGCTCCGACGTGGATGCAATGGATATCGATCagctgaagaaggaaaaaataaagctgcagcTTAGAGTTTTAAAGTTGCAAGAGGAATGTTACACCCTGATgctaaacaacttaaaaaactGA
- the LOC122822250 gene encoding uncharacterized protein LOC122822250 isoform X4, with protein sequence MSKRKRPLLKSCCVHEEVEERSGDRKFGLRQARAKSFNVYSNQGDGKKMIKENGITKQNGIWFVTCENKKGIMDVEKLKKGENCIECQGLWFTPPAFEEFAGRGACKKWKNSICHEGRPLTYWFANGILSTTGYQRRGAEPMRMVKVSSKKMESKPTRSVHKFQGTKSSKYKRSSTSVTRRSISPGVFIPSVEAEVQPAQDREGGHIKDDHKQSDRHEFLKRDQKTRDEPDERNDEHGLNSGDAEDENKTDNGDVVADADYLDDHGDARESREDLDAAGAEEQRKTEAIIRRLSQRQRACKAKRRPKGAWCEPLEENTHIEESEGDSAVAEGNELISENLGASSAELAVSSNGDKTEVNEKDADGAKPDHDEAELESIRVSDCPKVSEKMEDEGALGVSDGSDVDAMDIDQLKKEKIKLQLRVLKLQEECYTLMLNNLKN encoded by the exons ATGTCGAAGAGAAAAAGGCCTTTGCTGAAATCCTGTTGTGTACATGAGGAAGTGGAAGAGAGATCTGGGGACAGAAAGTTTGGCTTAAGGCAAGCAAGAGCTAAATCTTTTAATGTGTACAGTAACCAAGGTGATGGGAAGAAGATGATTAAAGAGAATGGCATTACAAagcaaaatg GAATCTGGTTTGTGacgtgtgaaaacaaaaagggaatTATGGAtgtagaaaagctgaaaaaag GTGAGAATTGCATAGAGTGTCAGGGCCTGTGGTTTACTCCCCCGGCCTTTGAGGAGTTTGCAGGACGAGGAGCGtgcaaaaaatggaaaaacagcatATGCCATGAAGGAAGACCTCTGACCTATTGGTTTGCG AACGGTATTCTGTCCACAACTGGATATCAAAGAAGAGGAGCCGAGCCTATGAGG ATGGTTAAGGTTTCATcaaaaaaaatggaaagcaaGCCAACAAGAAGCGTCCACAAGTTCCAGGGAACAAAGAGCAGTAAATATAAGAGATCTTCCACCTCGGTGACCCGGAGAAGCATCTCTCCAGGAGTTTTTATCCCCTCGGTAGAGGCAGAAGTACAGCCTGCACAGGATCGTGAGGGAGGTCATATTAAAGATGACCACAAGCAGTCCGACAGGCACGAGTTTCTGAAGAGAGACCAAAAAACTAGGGATGAACCGGAtgagagaaatgatgaacacGGTCTAAACTCAGGAGATGCTGAGGACGAAAATAAAACGGACAACGGGGATGTGGTTGCTGATGCTGATTACCTGGACGACCACGGCGACGCCAGAG AAAGTCGCGAGGACTTGGACGCTGCCGGAGCCGAGGAGCAGAGGAAAACTGAAGCGATCATCAGAAGGCTTTCACAG AGGCAGAGAGCCTGTAAGGCGAAACGGCGTCCGAAAG GTGCCTGGTGTGAGCCTTtggaggaaaacacacacattgagGAGAGTGAAGGCGACTCGGCCGTCGCTGAAGGAAACGAGTTGATCAGCGAGAACCTCGGTGCTTCCTCTGCAGAGCTCGCCGTTAGTAGCAACGGTGACAAGACAG AGGTTAATGAGAAGGACGCAGATGGAGCCAAACCGGATCACGACGAAGCAGAATTAGAAAG CATCAGAGTCTCAGACTGTCCGAAAGTCTCAGAGAAGATGGAGGACGAAGGAGCTTTGGGGGTCTCAGACGGCTCCGACGTGGATGCAATGGATATCGATCagctgaagaaggaaaaaataaagctgcagcTTAGAGTTTTAAAGTTGCAAGAGGAATGTTACACCCTGATgctaaacaacttaaaaaactGA